Below is a genomic region from Glaciihabitans sp. INWT7.
TCTTGCACCCGCTCCGCTGGTGATCGACGATGCCCGACTGAAGATCCGCGAGGCCAATCGCGCGTCGGGAACCCGGGTGATCTTCCTCGACGACGATCCCACGGGCAGCCAGTCGGTGCAGGGAGTGCCGGTGCTCACCCGCTGGACACCGGATGACCTGCGCTGGGCATTCGCGCAGCCGTCGAGTGGCTTCTTCATCCTCACCAACACGCGAGGACTGAACGACTCGGAGGCGGCCTCGACCATGCGCGAGGTCGCGGCCGTGATCGACAGTGTCGCAGTGGACCTCGACCTGCGGTACTCGCTCGTCACTCGCAGTGACTCGACCCTCCGGGGGCACTACCCCCTCGAAACCGATGTGCTGCTCGACATGGGCGGGAAGGAAGGCCGGCCTTACGACGCCCTGCTGATCGCGCCGGCCTACATCGCCGCGGGTCGGGTGACCGCTTCCGACGTGCACTACGTGCAAGAGGGTCACGCCTTCGTCCCCGTCGGCCAGACCAGCTACGCCCGTGACGCGACTTTCGGTTTTCACAGCTCGGACATCCGCGAATACGTGGAAGAGAAGACCGACGGACGCATTTCAGCGGGCGAGGTCAGGAGCCTCAGTCTCGAGGACATCCGCGTCGGCGGACCGGAACGGGTTCGGGACATCATCCTCTCCTGCTCGGGCGCCGTGCCGGTGATCATCAATGCACTCGACGACAGCGACCTCGACGTCGTCACCCTCGGCCTGCTGCTCGCCGAGCAGGCCGGATCCCGGGTGCTCTGCCGCACCGGTCCCTCTTTCGTGGCATCCCGGCTCGGAATGGCCGGACGCGAGCCGCTCTCCCACGCGGAGATCTTCGCGGTCGGGGAACGATCGGGCAACGGCCTGATCGTCGTCGGATCGCACGTGGAGCTCACATCGAGGCAGGTCGCCTGCCTCACCGAACGGCTCCCGGAGATCGAGACCGTGGAACTCGACGTGCCTCGACTGCTCGACCCGCTCCAGGCCGAAGCCGAGGTCGAGCGCTGCTCGGTCGCGCTCACGGCCGCCCTGCGCAGCACAGATGCGCTGCTGGTGTCGAGTCGTCGCCAGATCACCGGTGACAGTGGGCACTCGAGCCTCGTGATCGCCCAGACCGTGTCCCGCGCACTCGTGGACCTGACCCGTCGGGTGGAGAAGGACGTGCCGCTGAAGTGGGTGCTCGCCAAGGGCGGAATCACCTCGAGCGACATCGCCACCGAGGGCCTCGGCATCCGCCGGGCGCTCGTGGCAGGACAGCTTTTCGACGGGATCGTCTCGGTCTGGCTCAACGACGGAGAAGGCGAGCGCGGTCTGGAAGGGCTGCCCTACGTGGTCTTCGCCGGAAACGTGGGCGACGAAGGCACGCTCGCCGACGCCGTGTCGATCCTGCGGGGGAGTTCGCCTATACGCGCATAGCCCCCCGCATCCGAGAATCCATCACAGTCCGACCTTCCACACACACAGTTCCACCATCGTTT
It encodes:
- a CDS encoding four-carbon acid sugar kinase family protein, with translation MTLPAETGAPTEMSALRTLAPAPLVIDDARLKIREANRASGTRVIFLDDDPTGSQSVQGVPVLTRWTPDDLRWAFAQPSSGFFILTNTRGLNDSEAASTMREVAAVIDSVAVDLDLRYSLVTRSDSTLRGHYPLETDVLLDMGGKEGRPYDALLIAPAYIAAGRVTASDVHYVQEGHAFVPVGQTSYARDATFGFHSSDIREYVEEKTDGRISAGEVRSLSLEDIRVGGPERVRDIILSCSGAVPVIINALDDSDLDVVTLGLLLAEQAGSRVLCRTGPSFVASRLGMAGREPLSHAEIFAVGERSGNGLIVVGSHVELTSRQVACLTERLPEIETVELDVPRLLDPLQAEAEVERCSVALTAALRSTDALLVSSRRQITGDSGHSSLVIAQTVSRALVDLTRRVEKDVPLKWVLAKGGITSSDIATEGLGIRRALVAGQLFDGIVSVWLNDGEGERGLEGLPYVVFAGNVGDEGTLADAVSILRGSSPIRA